In the genome of Leeuwenhoekiella sp. MAR_2009_132, one region contains:
- a CDS encoding vWA domain-containing protein codes for MLSNFEFQNPEFFWLLLLIPVVAVWYFVKRNKVTAQVKISSLKGFKAGSGFLAKLRSILFVLRLLAIAFIIVALARPRTVDVSTRTKTTRGIDIAIAIDVSASMLAKDLRPNRLEALKDVAAEFIKQRPNDRIGLVEYAGESYTRTPITSDKSIVLSSLNDIRYNSIIEGGTAIGMGLATSVNRLKDSKAKSKVIILMTDGVNNAGFIEPVTASELAVEFGIKVYTIGLGTNGTALSPVALRPDGSFQYGSIPVEIDEALLKEIADKTGGLYFRATDNESLEEIYAEINKLEKTDVEEFKYTNYEEKYRPLVILAGLLLLFELLLRNTVFRSFV; via the coding sequence ATGTTAAGTAATTTTGAATTTCAAAATCCTGAGTTTTTTTGGTTGCTGTTACTAATTCCGGTAGTAGCAGTCTGGTATTTCGTTAAACGTAATAAAGTAACTGCGCAGGTCAAAATTTCTAGCTTAAAAGGGTTTAAAGCGGGAAGCGGTTTTTTAGCAAAATTAAGGTCTATTCTTTTTGTATTAAGACTTCTCGCTATAGCCTTTATCATTGTAGCTCTGGCGCGGCCTCGCACTGTAGATGTTTCTACGCGAACGAAAACCACACGAGGTATTGATATTGCTATCGCAATAGATGTGTCTGCAAGTATGCTTGCAAAAGACTTAAGGCCAAACAGACTTGAGGCGCTTAAGGATGTGGCTGCAGAGTTTATTAAACAACGCCCTAATGATCGTATAGGTCTGGTAGAATATGCCGGTGAAAGTTATACCCGTACACCCATCACAAGTGATAAAAGTATAGTGTTGAGTTCGCTAAATGACATTAGGTACAACAGTATTATTGAAGGAGGTACTGCAATAGGTATGGGGCTTGCAACTTCAGTAAACCGTTTAAAAGACAGTAAAGCAAAAAGTAAAGTCATTATTTTAATGACAGATGGTGTTAATAATGCGGGCTTTATTGAGCCGGTTACAGCAAGTGAACTAGCGGTAGAGTTTGGTATTAAAGTTTATACAATAGGTTTAGGTACAAATGGTACTGCGCTTTCTCCTGTAGCTCTACGGCCAGATGGCAGTTTTCAATATGGGAGTATTCCTGTAGAAATTGATGAGGCCCTGCTTAAAGAAATCGCAGATAAAACTGGCGGGCTCTACTTTAGAGCTACAGATAATGAGTCTCTTGAGGAGATTTATGCTGAGATTAATAAGCTTGAGAAGACAGATGTTGAGGAGTTTAAGTACACTAATTACGAAGAAAAGTATCGTCCATTAGTAATTTTGGCAGGTTTGCTTCTACTGTTTGAGTTGTTGCTTAGAAATACAGTTTTCAGAAGTTTTGTATAG